tgatGTTAAATGGAAACCCAAGTTTATTTTTAGAGATTTAACCGATTACAAAATGGTTTAAATCAATCACATCGGTTATATCAGATTCTTTATAAATAGATCTTTTTATAATAAGTCTCTAAGCTTccaaaacattttccaatttCGTGACTTATTGAGAGGAAGTTATCATGAGGGTTTTCCAagagtgatgatgatgatcaacaTAACAAGGATCTTGGAATCTCAATCATGGGTTGACCATTGATAAAGCTTAAAGAAATTTTGATTTGCACATTAAAAGTGTATTcaatccaatttttatttttgtaggtTTTAATCTTAGTTAGGGTTACCAAGGGGTTTTTAGTTAATAGGGTTTCAACTCTTGGAATTTCTTGTTGTAGGGTTCAAAAAGGTTTTGGAATTTCTCTTATAGGGCACATGGGAAAAGTAGATTGTTAAGGAATTGCTTGTGCATAATATTTGTACTTTGGTTCTGTAATAGTGGAATGTTCTAAGGGATCTTAAAGAAATTGGATGTAGATCCTCTTGAGGACTAAATCAGTATAAATTTTGTGTGTGATTCTCTATTTCTCTAACTCTTAATTTTATGAATCTATCTTGATATTGGAATTGATATATGTGGGTTGTAAAACTCTTTTCTAAGGTTTTTGAATTCATTgatttattgtgttattaatCTATTACGACAAGACTTTTGAGAAAACTTGAAATTCATAAGGGGTTTGATTATAATTGAATCTAAACAATGATTAGGTAAaagttttgaaaagaatttaTTCAACTTCTCTTTTAGATTCCAGTTAATCTGGCAAGTACTTGAGTTAAAGCTACTAATTTGGAATCAATAATAAGTCCATCAATaatatactatatataaaagaaaattttattctatggGATGATGTCACATGACAATTCTATTTTCATTCCctccaaaaaatattaaatgacacAATCAAGAAAATGATTGagtaattattaataatgttataaatatattttaatttaatttaaataattattaataacacAATCAATCTTTTGTAAACTAATTCAAGTGGATATTTAGTTTGATATATTAATTGAAATACTTAAAATCAATAACTGTCTTTGTCACATGAtatcaattcattaatttatttacaattatcATTCTTATTAGAAACTTCCCATATATTTTTAGTGACcacaaataagtttattttactgattcaaattttagatttttcaaattaatgatatttattcTTAACGCCATTTTATGATTCcatcaaattataaaagtagaagctttccttttttatataaaaaaagaaatatcaaaCTTTCGTTTGATGTAGTGTTTTCTTTAAGTTCAAAATTCAggaaagttatatttttaatctattatcAATTTTTCTAATGTATGCAACCTTGCACACAATAGCAGtaattaattactcatttttaCCTAATAAAGATTAAGACTTATTTGTAATCTGTTAGTCAATTTAATTACTGTCTTTtccttatttaaattaattgattcactttcaatcaaaataataattctctctctcatttaataaattgattaatttcttataatatttttgcctttacaaattttttattttctatggtAATTTCCCTCCAAAAAAACCCATAAAGTTCACAATTATCAAAAAAGaggttgaaaattttaatttaaatacgaTTTTTCGGGAAAAATACCATAGTAAATTATTTGTGTAACCTTTTTAATCTTCTAAGACCTTTTTTGTGAACTTTGAATggaagttaaataattttttgtgtaaCCTAATCTAatgtattcatattttattcagAAGTTCCTAGATGGAactaattttaccttttttgtagagaaaaattattattatgtactTAATCTAACAATTTGAAAGGGATATAATTAATTTCTGTGATTGGTCGTTCCTATAGAAAtgagtttttaatttgattgatggggacaataaacaaaaatttataactatatctatctatctatctatctatctatctatctatctatctatctatctatctatctatatagataaaattataGATGGATAGATAtaatttaagaagaaaatataagaaaaataaataaagagggTGTTCTTGTTCAAAACGTCATGTGATCTTCAACCAATTGTCATGTGATCTTCAACCAATTGTGGGCTTCAATATAATTACCAGGTGTTAGGGCCATAGCTTGTTTACAATATTCAGCGGCTTGATTAAACCAAGGCTCCACAACTTTCGAGTCTCCTTCTCGAATGGCCTGTTCTCCTTGGTCGAAATAGGCGAGTCAATTCCTTTTCTTAGAACCGTCCTTGAGATTCATTTAGTATTTTGTCCAAGAGAAAGGGAATGAAAGGGAGCAAAATTCATCCTGAACTATCTTTTCATCTCCtccaatatttcaaaaattttgaagaagagagaagatttgaaatatttcaattacaataactaaaatgttttcttatatcataaaatttaaaaatataaaatataaaagtaaattaatttttaaaacctttcTTCTCCCCTTATGAACAAAACAAGGGTTATCTTTCCACTCTTTCATTAAAGTTCATCCTGTCTTCCtcttaataaaaatttcaaatcctttttgttctttccttttcctCATCTTAACAAGGGCCATAAGAATGTAACTTACCACATATTTTCTTAATCTATAtgagtaattattaattaaataaactattttaaattacttcaaaataagccacatattataaaatcattacttttaactattaaatatatttaagaataagtacttaaataatatttaatgttgttgttatagtatttatatatttataaaatatctaagattgaaagagaagaaaataaaataattatttttttattcattgtttCTTTTATAGAATTTACTCATTGTTTGATGTAGGTGACtcgtccatttttttttttaatttatcgaAAAGACTTTGGAAGTCAACCAATCGTAACAAAACAAACTTTCCTGATTTTCTATAACAAACCTAGGATGAAAAAATTTACCAACACGAAATTAGGAGTCTTTCTTCAAGTCTTCTACTTTCGCCTAATCTGCCTCTCAACTTCATGTAAACTCACACGTATCTTCTCTGAATTAAAGCAAAACCCTTTTGATAAAAGCCTTCAATAGAGTGATCAAGGCACAGACCAAGTTCATTTCTCCTTCTGCAAAGTCTAACacataaagcaaaaaaaaaaaagcaagggtttgaactttgaagccATGGATGGCAAAGTAGATTGGTCTGAACTTCCCATAGAGCTATGGCCCAAGATTGGAAAATATCTCCAGAACCACGTGGATGGCAAAGTAGATTGGTCTGAAATTCCCATAGAGCTATGGCCCAAGATTGGAAAATCTCTCTAGAACCACATGGATGTTGTAAGGTTTCACAGTGTTTGTGGGTCATGTCGATCTTCCATCCCTCCCTCTCTTCCAAATTCTCCTTCTTTCCCTATGCAAATTCCCCACCCATCGAACCATTCCATAGAAACCTTGCTCAACCAAGCCACAGTCTATGTTATTGAGCCAACTGATGCAAATGGAGCCTCTAATTTAGAGCCTTTGGCAATTTCAACCAAATGGAGGCTGATTAAGGTTGAGGAATCAAAGAATCACAATCACAATCACAATCACCCCTTGACTTTACTGAGTCCAATATCTGATCGCAAAATCTTGTACCCTCATGGCTCTAATTCCCCTATGTTGTGGAACTTGTTGGACTTTCGAGTCACTGAGTTGTGCAAATCATATACCCCCAATATCTCATCTGCCACTGTGAGCAAAGTTGTGTTCTTTCCCAATTCCCCTTGGATTGGTGCCGAAGATTCTGTGGCTTGTTGCATCTTTTTGGAGGGCAAGTTGGGGTTCATGAAACATGGGGATGAGAAATGGAACCTTGTGGATAACGAGAACTTCTTCTACGATGATGTTATTGTGTTCAAGGGTCAGTTTTATGTGACTGATAAGTGGGGTACCATTTCATGGATTGATACCTCTTCTTTGAAATTGGTGTAGTTTTCCCCTCCCTTGTGTGGCTTGGGGAACAAGAAGtgttagaacaaaggagaaaatgggtgaaagtttgaaaaagaaaaaaaaagcttcaagtCCCGCATTGCTCAGggtaaacacttgaatagtgtttcactccctatatatagagcctctttcttcattttttcttgtccaagttgagaagcatttcctcaacttttctttctccctcccaaaTCTCAGCCAATGCATTTtcggcaaacttctccctctttctttatGTCGCACTAACTTTTTGGTTGGctgttagagtgacttttcaagtcatattttcggttggctattagagtgacttttcaagtcatattttcaggtggctttagagtgacttttcaagtcatacaagagggtgtaattctagaaaggttccctcagtgcagtgaGAATCTTATATAGTGATCTGAgctgttttatcctggggactttgtggttgatagtctgcttgcacaatttttgggCAGTGCCACAAAatgtcttaaagaaagcgacattgtccgtgactcagccagtaattttttcggtttgtcataaattatttttacaacaattttaagatGTGTTTCGGTTCTGCCATGGCTGCTGTAGATATTACTGGCTCAAACAGCAATGACCTCAACAAACCTTTTAGGTTTAAAGGGTATCATTTCAAGCGttggcaacaaaagatgatgttttcTTTAACTATGAGGAAAGCTGCCTATGTTTTGAACACTGATATTCGAGTGGTACCTGAAGATGTTGAGAAGGAAgtgaaggataaaatgattGTGGAATTAGGTCTCtagaatgaaaatgattacctatgcaagaatttcattctgaatGAGTTAGCTGATGGTCTCTATGATTATTATAGCCCATATAAGTCTGCCAAATTAGTTTGGCAGGCtcttgataactgctaaataatagtGAATTAATAGTGGAAAATTAGTCTAAAATTAacttagaattaattatttagcagtcatttatgctttaatttagaaagatttaattaatttcgaaTTTTGATTGCAGATGTGAAAAAGGGAGGTACAACAAGCAAAAAGGAGcagaaataaaggaaaaagaagaaaatcagaaAAAGCCCAAGCCCAAGTTTGCACCTATAAATAAGAGGGTCAACCTAGGAAAACAGACACACTTCCTGAGAGCTCAGTTTTCAGACCTCTAGCACTCAGTTCTCTcactttccttcctttttcttatattcttattatctatctttctttcacccccttctcattgtaaagccctcatgactatgagtggctaaaccccctagctagggcctgacaggcctaaaaagccaatgatgtatagagcatttcaagagttatcaataaaaagaggaATTCCCTCGatgttctttatttatttaccgttctttctttttacatccTGTATCTCTAAACTTGCTTTCTGTTAGGGtttagtccactcgggagagggtaaagcctaattaggggtaaggaatgaatacttgaatctgttttaagggttaggccactcgggagagggtaacgcttaagAGAACACTAAAAGGAGGAAATTATCGGGTTATCTTTTAGAGggtttttcttccattttcttttatcttcttttctttcttgcttattttgCATCTCGGACCTTGTTTTCTGTTAGTctttaggccactcgggagagggtaaagcctaattagggataaggaatgaatgcgtgaatcggttttaagggttaggccactcgggagagggtaacgcttaatagaacaatcaaagaaagaaatcatTGGGTTAGCATGACTTAATGCCTCAATGCTcatgctttagcaaacatctagaatgtaATCTTAAAGCATCTTAGTTATTGAGTCTTCGCAAAGGGCATTTGGAAGATAGGTAACTAAGGTAGGCTTGTCATcatgaggcatcaggggcaagtagatGGATAGATGTGGGGCATAATTAGTTTactggtattgataacagacaaatccagaatccatatatctaggctaattagacttgtcaggttttagcgattttaatatatagattttagtccctatttttattgttgatttttcttagaagtagttattccttattttactgttgggttttaggagtaagtatttagatttagattttatttatttgaattttgtagaagtagttatctttatcgtaaattaaatattttatcttctaattttatcttttaatcttatctttaaatcttttatcttatctgatctattatctttatcttttattttaaattttaaatcttttatcttatcttatctattatctttatcttttgttttaaattttaaatttcttttatcttatctattatctttatcttttattttaaattttaaatttcttatcccTTGCTAGATTTAGATTATATTtactaaatttacaatttacaaaCTGAAAAGTACTTCACATAAGTGCAACAAAATCCCTGTGGTACGACACTCGGCTTACCAAGAAATTATTACTACGAgtgatttggtacacttgccaaagagctaacaagtttttggcgtcgttgccggggATTTTGTTTTCGCATTTAAGTGTCATACTATCAGTTTGTAATTTGTTTCCCTCTTGGCCATTCTCTTGgtcattctttctttcacccctcctCTATCCCTTGGCCATTCTTTTGGCCAATCTTTCTTTCACCACTCCTCTTTCCCCATTCTTTCCTTCTCCATAAATTACACAGGTATAACCTTGTGTTTTTATGCGAGGTAAGTCTACTATCGTTCCCATAGACTTAGAAATCGAAGCTACCTGTCGGCGTAACAACGCCGCGATAAGACAAAGGGAGCAAGACATAGATACTTCACCTTCTCTCTCTCCAAATCACGTTCAAATGGACAGAGAACCAGTACGTAGGGTTACCCTAGAAGATTTCTGTCAGACTACTACTCCTGAATTCTTCACAAGTATCACACCGCTAGAGGTTCAAGCCCTTAATATTTCGTACCCTTATTCTCTCATTCAGCTGATTCAGGGGAACCTCTTCCATGGTCTCCCAAGTGAGGATCCTTATACACATCTAGCCTCATTTATAGAAATATGCAACACGTTTAAGATAGCGGGAGTTCCACCACAAGCGGTACGCCTCaacctcttttctttcttgttagcGGGAGAGGCAAAAAGATGGTTGCATTCTTTTAAGGGCAACACCTTTAGGACTTGGGAAGAAGTTGTAgacaaatttatgaaaaagtaCTTCCCTGAATCCAAGACAGTTGAAGAGAAACTAGAAATCTCATCTTTCCATCAATTCCCAGATGAATCCCTTAGCGAGGCCTTAGAACGCTTCAATGGATTGTTAAGGAAAACGCCCACTCATGGATATAGCGAGCCGGTACAATTAAACATCTTCATTGATGGATTACGACCTCAATCGAAGCAATTACTGGACGCATCCGTGGGaggaaaaattaagttaaagaCACCCGAGGAAGCGATGGAACTCATTGAGAACATGGCAGCTAGCGATCAGGCTATCCTTCGTGGCCATTCTCATGTCCTAACAAAGAAAAGCCTCCTAGAGCTTAGTACACAAGATGCAACACTGGCACAACATAAGCTGATATCCAGACAACTAGAGGCTATTACGGAGACGCTTAACAAATTGCCCAACAACTGCAAGCAGTGAATATTTCTCATTCCCCTGTTTTGCAAATAGAGGGATGTCCCACATGTGGAGGGACACATGAGCCTGGACAATGCGCAATCCAACATGAGCCCTCTCAAGAAATAAATTACATGGGCAATCCTAATCGCCAAGGTTTCCAAGGCTACTACTAAGGAAACTCGTCTGGATACAATAACGGACCACCAGGATTTAACTAGGGAAGAAACTTTAACCAAGGCTCCGGCTGGAGAAATCAATGAAATCAATACAAGGAGCCTAGGCCTCAACCACCATACCAGCACCCTAGTCACAGTCCGAGTCAGCAAGAGAAGCCGTCTCTCAGTATAGAGGAAATGCTCTTAAGTTTCATCCAAGAGACAAGGGCAAACGCTCAGGAGACGAAGGCATTCATCCAGGCAAATGCTCAAGAGACGAAAGCATTCATCCAGGAGACGAGATCACATCAAAATAGCACAGATGCAGCTATCAGAAATCTGGAGACACAATTGGGCCAGCTAGCCCAGGAAAGGGCTGAAAGACCCATAAGAACTTTTGGGGCTAATACTGAGAAGAACCCAAGAGAAGAGTGTAAAGCGGTAATGACTCAAGCACAAAAGAACGCTCAAGAAGCAAGAACGATGACAGAAGATGAGGAAACTGAGGATAAGAAAAAAGAACTTCAAGAGGAAGGGAAGCcagaggaagaagagaaggtgGTCTTATCACCTAAAACCAAGAGTCAAAAGGCAAGAGAAGCTAAGAAGGAAGAATCGCCAGTCTTGTCGTAGGATCTTCCGTATCCTAAGGTGCCAACCAAGAAGAATAAAGAGCGCTACTTCAAGCATttcttagaaatatttaaaggactGGAGATCACCATGCCATTCGGGGAAGCCTTACAACAGATGCCCCTCTACTCTAAGTTCATGAAAGATATCATCACTAAGAAGGGGAAATATATAGACAGCGAGAACATTGTAGTAGGAGGCAACTGTAGCGCGATCATTCAAAGGAAGCTACCTAAAAAGTTCAAGTACCCCGGAAGCGTTACCATCCCATGCACTATAGGAAAGGAAGCGGTAGATAAAGCCCTCATCGATCTAGGGGCAAGCATCAATTTGATGCCCTTATCAATGTGTCGACGAATTGGGAATCTGAAAATTGATCCCACTAGAATGACACTTCAATTGGCAGACCACTCAATTACGAGACCATACGGGGTGGTAGAAGATGTCCTGGTCAAGGTTCGCCACTTCATTTTTCTGGTGGACTTTGTCATCATGGACATCGATGAGGACACAAAAATTCCCCTTATcttaggcagaccctttatgttGACTGCCAACTGTATGGTAGATATGGGGAACGGAAGTCTGGAACTGAGTATTGACAACTAGAAGATCACTTTTGACCTTTTTAAAGCAATGAAGTATCCACGGGAAGATTGGAAGTGCATCAAGATAGAAGAGATTGACAGGGACGATAATGTCAATATTCTGGATACACCACACACTTCACTGGAGAAAGCAATAGTAAATAAGATGGACTGTCTCACcagtgaagaagaagaggatctTAAGGCTTGCTTGGAAGACTTGGATCGACAAGAAGTCATTCCTGAGAAAGAAGCATGTTTTGAGATATTAGAGAAAAAGGCTCTGCCCGAGAAAAAAAGGTTGAATTAAAGGTATTGCCTAAGCATTTAAAGTATGTTTTCTTGGAGGGTGACACCAAACCTGTAGTAATTAGTAATGCACTGACACAGGCAGAAGAGAACAGGTTGGTGGACATCCTGAGAAAGCATAAGGAAGCAATCGGATGGCGTATATCTGACTTGAAGGGAATCAGTCCTTCGTACTGCATGCATAAAATAATGATGGAGGACGATTACAAGCCTATTCGACAACCTCAGAGACGTCTGAATCCAACTATGAAAGAAGAGGTACGGAAGGAAGTGCTTAAGTTGTTAGAGGCTAGACTCATATACCCTATCTCTGATAGCGGTTGGGTCAGTCCGGTACAAGTGGTCCCCAAGAAAGGTTGAATGACAGTCgtgaagaatgaaaagaatgatcTAATACCCACACGAACTGTCACGGGTTGGCGGATGTGCATTGACTACCGTAAGTTAAATGAAGCCATCCGGAAGGACCATTTTCCATTGCCCTTCATGGATCAGATGTTGGAAAGACTTGCAGGGCACAAGATCTCATGTAAAGGCATAGAAGTTGACCCAGCAAAGATAGACGTCACCGAGAGGTTGCCACCACCACTGAATGTCAAAGGCGTCAGAAGTTTCCTGGGGCATGCTGACTTTTATAGGAGGTTCATTAAGGACTTCTCAAAAATCGCCAAGCCCCTAAGTAATCTACTGAACAAAGATGTAGCCTTCAAGTTTGATAAAGATTGCTCAGCAGCGTTCCAGACACTGAAGCATAGGCTCACCACGGCACCAGTAATGATTGCCCCAGATTGGAGCAAGGATTTTGAATTGATGTGTGATGCTAGTGACTATGCAGTAGGTGCAGTTCTGGGACAAAGGCATGACAAGGTTTTTCACGCCATACATTATGCCAGCAAGGTCCTAAACAAGGCGCAATTGAATTACGCCACTACAGAGAAGGAGATGCTGGCCATTGTTTTTGCCTTAGAAAAGTTTCGGTCTTACTTGATAGGATCAAGGGTCATCATTTTCACTGACCATGCCGCCATCAAGCATTTGCTAGCTAAGGCGGATTCAAAGCCGAGATTAATTAGATGGGTCCTGTTGCTACAAGAATTTGATATCACCATCAAGGATAAGAGAGGATCCGAAAACGTAGTGGCTGACCATTTGTCCAGATTGAAGAACGAGGAGATCACCAAGGAGGAACCAGAAGTAAAAGGCGAATTCCCTGATGAATTCCTCTTACAGGCCGACACTCGACCTTGGTTTGCGGACATGGCCAACTATAAAGCCACCGGGATCATCCCAGAGAGCTAACAGCTCTGGAAAAAAAGTATGATACTGAGGAAGCTGGGACTAAAAAGTAATTTGTTAGCCGCTACCTCAAGTATCAAATGACTGATGATAAATCAGTAGAGTCTCAATCCCATGAGATACAAAAAATTGCTCATGATATCA
The Glycine max cultivar Williams 82 chromosome 16, Glycine_max_v4.0, whole genome shotgun sequence genome window above contains:
- the LOC102664929 gene encoding F-box protein SKIP23 produces the protein MDVVRFHSVCGSCRSSIPPSLPNSPSFPMQIPHPSNHSIETLLNQATVYVIEPTDANGASNLEPLAISTKWRLIKVEESKNHNHNHNHPLTLLSPISDRKILYPHGSNSPMLWNLLDFRVTELCKSYTPNISSATVSKVVFFPNSPWIGAEDSVACCIFLEGKLGFMKHGDEKWNLVDNENFFYDDVIVFKGQFYVTDKWGTISWIDTSSLKLV
- the LOC102665082 gene encoding uncharacterized protein — translated: MPFGEALQQMPLYSKFMKDIITKKGKYIDSENIVVGGNCSAIIQRKLPKKFKYPGSVTIPCTIGKEAVDKALIDLGASINLMPLSMCRRIGNLKIDPTRMTLQLADHSITRPYGVVEDVLVKVRHFIFLVDFVIMDIDEDTKIPLILGRPFMLTANCMVDMGNGSLELSIDN